A window of Tautonia plasticadhaerens contains these coding sequences:
- a CDS encoding beta-propeller fold lactonase family protein, with protein sequence MTVTHHPAARMALILGLALPIALALRPTIGDESGASPPDESGPHRSPVALALSGDGSRLLTANETSGTVSLVDPGAGLVVDEIPTGERPVGVAISGDGARGAVVHWYGYDLAVLKIGQDGLEVADRVEVGPEPRGVAMTPDGSTAYVAVGVSNEVVRVDLDRAEVTGRVAVGREPRGLALSPSGDRLMVGNNRSGSVTVVRTGDLTVERTVAVRGSNLRQVAIDPEGEFAYVANMENRGMATTDRNIDLGWVLGQRLTRIPLEGSEEDYATQSLDPQGEAVGDVHGVAVSGDGRFIAVSAGGTHEVILFRTDLKRLPWRTGGSRDLIHFSLRADDGRFRRVVTGGRPTELAFAPDGTTLYATNYLDDSVQVIDAETAELVRSIDLGGPEEPSLARRGEMLFHDAGRSHNQWYSCNTCHSEGHLNGERFDTMNDGWHEFSNIPTDVSKKDVPSLRGVTRTGPWTWHGWQSSIEDAMIESFTKSMQGDPPTAEEVEAIIAYLGTLERPRNPYVGPDGAISEAAERGRAVFNSPKAACNTCHSGPEFTDGEIHVVGLEGRRDVYEGYNPPTLRGLYDSDPYLHDGRADSLREALTGDHAPDFVSGLGELTEQETADLVEYLKTL encoded by the coding sequence GTGACCGTGACGCACCACCCCGCCGCCCGGATGGCCCTGATCCTCGGCCTCGCCCTGCCGATCGCCCTGGCCCTCCGCCCGACGATCGGAGACGAGTCCGGGGCGAGTCCCCCCGACGAGTCCGGGCCGCACCGCTCCCCCGTCGCCCTGGCGCTCTCGGGAGACGGGTCGAGGCTGCTGACGGCCAACGAGACCAGCGGCACCGTCTCCCTGGTCGACCCCGGGGCCGGGCTCGTGGTCGACGAGATCCCGACCGGCGAGCGACCGGTCGGCGTGGCGATCTCCGGGGACGGGGCCAGGGGGGCCGTGGTCCACTGGTACGGGTATGACCTGGCGGTCCTAAAGATCGGACAGGATGGGCTGGAGGTGGCCGACCGGGTCGAGGTCGGCCCCGAGCCGAGGGGCGTGGCGATGACCCCCGACGGCTCGACGGCCTACGTCGCCGTCGGCGTCTCCAACGAGGTGGTCCGGGTGGATCTGGACCGGGCCGAGGTGACGGGGCGAGTCGCCGTGGGGCGGGAGCCCCGGGGGCTGGCCCTGAGCCCCTCGGGCGATCGCCTGATGGTGGGGAACAACCGGTCGGGCAGCGTGACCGTGGTCCGCACCGGGGACCTGACCGTGGAGCGGACGGTGGCGGTCCGGGGGTCGAACCTCCGCCAGGTGGCGATCGACCCGGAGGGGGAGTTCGCCTACGTGGCGAACATGGAGAACCGGGGGATGGCGACCACGGATCGCAACATCGACCTCGGCTGGGTGCTCGGCCAGCGGCTGACCCGCATCCCCCTGGAGGGCTCGGAGGAGGACTACGCCACGCAGTCGCTCGACCCCCAGGGGGAGGCCGTCGGCGACGTGCACGGGGTGGCGGTCAGCGGGGACGGGAGATTCATCGCCGTCTCGGCCGGCGGCACGCACGAGGTGATCCTCTTCCGGACCGACCTGAAGCGGCTCCCCTGGCGGACCGGGGGCTCCCGGGACCTGATCCACTTCTCGCTCCGGGCCGACGACGGCCGATTCCGGAGGGTCGTCACCGGGGGACGGCCGACCGAGCTGGCCTTCGCCCCGGACGGGACCACCCTCTACGCGACCAACTACCTCGACGACTCGGTCCAGGTGATCGACGCCGAGACGGCCGAGCTGGTCCGGTCGATCGACCTGGGGGGGCCGGAGGAGCCGTCGCTCGCCCGACGGGGGGAGATGCTCTTCCACGACGCGGGCCGGTCGCACAACCAGTGGTACAGCTGCAACACCTGCCACAGCGAGGGGCACCTCAACGGCGAGCGGTTCGACACGATGAACGACGGCTGGCACGAGTTCTCGAACATCCCGACCGACGTCAGCAAAAAGGACGTGCCCAGCCTCCGGGGGGTGACGAGGACCGGCCCGTGGACCTGGCACGGCTGGCAGTCGAGCATCGAGGACGCGATGATCGAGTCGTTCACCAAGAGCATGCAGGGCGACCCGCCGACGGCCGAGGAGGTCGAGGCGATCATCGCCTACCTCGGCACGCTCGAACGCCCGAGGAACCCCTACGTCGGCCCGGACGGCGCGATCTCCGAGGCCGCCGAACGCGGCCGGGCCGTCTTCAATTCCCCGAAGGCCGCCTGCAACACCTGCCACTCCGGCCCCGAGTTCACCGACGGCGAGATCCACGTCGTCGGCCTCGAGGGGCGGAGGGACGTGTACGAGGGGTACAACCCCCCGACGCTCCGCGGGCTGTACGACTCCGACCCCTACCTCCACGACGGCCGGGCCGACTCCCTCCGAGAGGCCCTGACCGGCGACCACGCCCCGGACTTCGTCTCCGGGCTCGGGGAGCTGACGGAGCAGGAGACGGCGGACCTGGTGGAATACCTCAAGACCCTCTGA
- a CDS encoding phytoene desaturase family protein, with product MDDLIVIGGGWGGLATASLARARGLGVSLLESHTRLGGCAGWFDRGPYTFDAGATALMGLGPDEPVGGLFKAIGLESRSVQTPSYRVCLPDRTLDVVPDASRFGRNVRDAFPGLDRARARFWGLQAAVGSALFRTASLVPRLPARSPADLLHDLRVLGPGGLAAASTWPLTVLDVLRILGLAGDRPFRSLVAMLLQDTAQTGPDAVPFPNAAACLQAYRMGLSRPLGGMKALAEGMGARFEAMGGTLHRATIADRVEPDGSGGFVVTTRRRRRLSARQVAFNLPLDLAARLLGRDLDGALARRERRSRASWSAVTAYLAIRADAVPEAGPLFYQVLCDYDAPIHDGNNVLVSLSPPGDPGYGPPDARVATLSTHTRPSEWEGLSPAEHLEKKSEYQRRLLDALGRALPDAPGALLHAEVGSPRSFSRYTRRAGGAVGGPPVSRRNSNFLAVDSDVLGPNLWVVGDSVFPGQGTMAVVLSAIRVVERITGQPWEAMRSGPLVADATDPEPEPYPARSR from the coding sequence ATGGACGACCTCATCGTGATTGGCGGCGGCTGGGGGGGATTGGCGACCGCCTCGCTGGCCCGGGCGCGGGGCCTGGGGGTGAGCCTGCTGGAGTCGCACACCAGGCTCGGCGGCTGTGCCGGCTGGTTCGACCGGGGCCCGTACACCTTCGACGCGGGCGCGACCGCCCTGATGGGCCTCGGGCCCGACGAGCCCGTCGGCGGCCTCTTCAAGGCCATCGGCCTGGAGTCCCGGTCGGTCCAAACCCCCTCCTACCGCGTCTGCCTCCCCGACCGCACCCTGGACGTGGTCCCCGACGCGTCCCGGTTCGGGAGGAACGTCCGGGACGCCTTCCCCGGCCTCGATCGGGCCCGGGCCCGATTCTGGGGGCTCCAGGCGGCCGTCGGCTCGGCCCTCTTCCGCACTGCGAGTCTCGTGCCGAGGCTCCCGGCCCGGTCCCCCGCCGACCTGCTCCACGACCTCCGGGTCCTCGGGCCCGGCGGCCTGGCGGCGGCGAGCACCTGGCCGCTGACGGTGCTCGACGTGCTCCGGATCCTCGGCCTGGCCGGCGACAGGCCCTTCCGATCCCTCGTGGCGATGCTCCTCCAGGACACCGCCCAGACCGGGCCCGACGCCGTACCCTTCCCCAACGCCGCCGCCTGCCTTCAGGCCTACCGGATGGGCCTGAGCCGCCCCCTCGGCGGCATGAAAGCCCTGGCCGAGGGGATGGGCGCGCGGTTCGAGGCGATGGGGGGCACCCTGCACCGCGCCACCATCGCCGATCGCGTCGAGCCCGACGGCTCCGGCGGCTTCGTCGTCACCACCCGTCGTCGACGCCGGCTCTCGGCCCGGCAGGTCGCCTTCAACCTGCCCCTGGACCTGGCCGCCCGCCTGCTCGGGCGCGACCTCGACGGGGCCCTCGCCCGCCGGGAGCGCCGGAGCCGGGCCTCCTGGAGCGCCGTCACCGCCTATCTCGCCATCCGGGCCGACGCCGTCCCCGAGGCCGGGCCCCTGTTCTACCAGGTCCTCTGCGACTACGACGCGCCGATCCACGACGGCAACAACGTCCTGGTGTCTCTCTCCCCCCCCGGGGACCCCGGCTACGGCCCCCCCGACGCCCGGGTCGCCACCCTCTCCACCCACACCCGGCCCTCCGAGTGGGAAGGACTCTCCCCCGCCGAACACCTGGAGAAGAAATCCGAATATCAACGTCGGCTCCTCGACGCGCTGGGCCGAGCGTTGCCCGACGCCCCCGGGGCCCTGCTGCACGCCGAGGTCGGCTCCCCCCGCAGCTTCTCCCGGTACACCCGGAGGGCCGGGGGGGCCGTCGGCGGGCCCCCCGTCTCCCGGCGCAACAGCAACTTCCTGGCCGTCGACTCCGACGTGCTCGGGCCGAACCTCTGGGTCGTGGGGGACTCCGTCTTCCCCGGTCAGGGGACGATGGCCGTCGTCCTCTCCGCCATCCGGGTCGTCGAGCGGATCACCGGCCAGCCCTGGGAGGCGATGCGATCCGGCCCCCTCGTCGCCGACGCGACGGATCCCGAACCCGAGCCCTACCCCGCCCGGTCCCGCTGA
- a CDS encoding GNAT family N-acetyltransferase: protein MTTFRTARNDDVPALADLWNRGTPDSGVARPLKPRELGDAAFSHQYFDLRGLVLAVEEGRPVGFAHSGVGPAEPAGPSHRPDPTLGTVAMMVVDPDADADRIGPALVGHAARSLRGRGAEVLYAGGQYPLNPFYWGIYGGSEFSGILRGHEAFHRAVLEEGFREVSRSVLMELGLVGVSDPPFDPRSLLLRRRFRVVIEPDCSFDRWWDAMALGATFATAFRLEDAHGRPIARATTWDMSGFERLDGRLRVGLVDVDVSLEHRRQGLGRHLIREVIRHHVSRGIHALCVQTRSENEPARELYRGLGFRQVDEAVLYRLDPA from the coding sequence GTGACGACCTTCCGCACCGCCCGAAACGACGACGTCCCGGCCCTGGCCGACCTCTGGAACCGGGGGACGCCCGACTCCGGCGTCGCCAGGCCCCTGAAGCCCCGCGAGCTGGGGGACGCGGCCTTCTCCCACCAGTACTTCGACCTCCGGGGGCTGGTCCTCGCCGTCGAGGAGGGCCGACCCGTCGGCTTCGCCCACTCGGGCGTCGGGCCGGCCGAACCGGCGGGCCCGTCGCACCGGCCCGACCCGACGCTCGGCACCGTGGCGATGATGGTGGTCGACCCGGACGCCGACGCCGATCGGATCGGCCCGGCGCTGGTCGGGCACGCGGCCCGGTCGCTCCGGGGGCGGGGGGCGGAGGTGTTGTACGCGGGGGGCCAGTATCCGTTGAACCCGTTCTACTGGGGGATCTACGGCGGCAGCGAGTTCTCGGGCATCCTGCGAGGCCACGAGGCGTTCCACCGGGCGGTCCTCGAGGAGGGGTTCCGGGAGGTCTCCCGCTCGGTGCTGATGGAGCTGGGGCTCGTCGGCGTCTCCGACCCGCCGTTCGACCCGAGGTCGCTGCTGCTCCGCCGGCGGTTCCGGGTGGTCATCGAGCCGGACTGCTCGTTCGACCGCTGGTGGGACGCCATGGCCCTGGGGGCCACCTTCGCCACCGCCTTCCGCCTGGAGGACGCCCACGGCCGCCCCATCGCCCGGGCCACGACCTGGGACATGTCCGGGTTCGAGCGGCTCGACGGCCGCCTGAGGGTCGGCCTGGTCGACGTGGACGTGTCCCTGGAGCACCGCCGGCAGGGATTGGGGCGCCACCTGATCCGGGAGGTGATCCGACACCACGTCTCCCGGGGGATCCACGCCCTCTGCGTGCAGACCCGGTCCGAGAACGAGCCGGCCCGGGAGTTGTACCGGGGGCTCGGGTTCCGACAGGTCGACGAGGCGGTGCTCTACCGGCTCGACCCGGCCTGA
- a CDS encoding B12-binding domain-containing radical SAM protein, translating to MIAEPTRVLVVDLNNFARYPTVAVGYLAALLRQAGIGVEVFSPLRFGVPGVAREPRETRARGLLRRLNYELEARPGPVATLARAARVRAPGESRRRARLLDRFERALDAGYDAVLVSTYLMYHPLCVAIGARCRDRGVPLLLGGSYFSQEEVGAAWLDVPGLVGLVGGEVEPHLADLVRAAAGGEDLARFPGVSTPGGGRGPACPPLRDLDRLPFPDYSDFPWDSYPDRIVPMITGRGCGWGACTFCSDVTSTVGRTFRSRSPGNVIEELAHQARRHDAELFTFVDLKLNSDLSVWEALLGRFQGAVPGGQWIGAVHVGARQPNGLGRRELEAARAAGMVRITTGLESGSQRVLDLMRKGADLGESGRFLRDASAAGLSVRVTMIHGFPGERAEDVVASALLLERHRRHIERVSLNRCQLTIGPPLLSRLRALPDGPSDVVDLRVDPRAAQASHRYLPADDPEYRRATRRLLDAVSAINRRPISPSARRFEGVM from the coding sequence ATGATCGCCGAACCGACGCGAGTCCTGGTCGTCGACCTGAACAACTTCGCCCGATACCCGACCGTGGCCGTCGGCTACCTGGCGGCCCTGCTCCGCCAGGCCGGCATCGGCGTGGAGGTCTTCTCCCCGCTCCGGTTCGGCGTCCCCGGCGTGGCCCGGGAGCCCCGGGAGACCCGGGCCCGGGGCCTGCTCCGCCGGCTCAACTACGAGCTGGAGGCCCGGCCCGGGCCGGTCGCCACCCTCGCCCGGGCCGCCCGGGTCCGCGCCCCCGGCGAGTCCCGCCGCCGGGCCCGCCTGCTGGATCGCTTCGAACGGGCCCTCGACGCCGGCTACGACGCCGTGCTCGTGTCGACGTACCTGATGTATCACCCCCTCTGCGTCGCGATCGGGGCGCGATGCCGGGACCGGGGCGTCCCCCTGCTGCTGGGGGGCAGCTACTTCTCCCAGGAGGAGGTCGGGGCGGCCTGGCTCGACGTGCCGGGGCTGGTCGGGCTGGTCGGCGGCGAGGTCGAGCCGCACCTGGCCGACCTGGTCCGCGCCGCCGCCGGGGGCGAGGACCTGGCCCGGTTCCCCGGCGTCTCCACCCCGGGCGGCGGGCGGGGCCCGGCCTGCCCCCCGCTCCGGGATCTGGACCGCCTCCCCTTCCCCGATTATTCCGACTTCCCCTGGGACTCCTACCCCGATCGCATCGTCCCCATGATCACCGGCCGGGGCTGCGGCTGGGGGGCCTGCACCTTCTGCTCCGATGTCACCAGCACGGTCGGCCGCACCTTCCGTTCCCGATCCCCGGGGAACGTCATCGAGGAGCTGGCTCACCAGGCCCGCCGTCATGATGCCGAGTTGTTCACCTTCGTCGACCTGAAGCTCAACTCCGACCTCTCGGTCTGGGAGGCGCTGCTGGGCCGGTTCCAGGGGGCCGTCCCGGGGGGCCAGTGGATCGGGGCCGTCCACGTCGGCGCCCGGCAGCCCAACGGGCTCGGCCGCCGGGAGCTGGAGGCGGCCCGGGCCGCGGGCATGGTCCGGATCACCACCGGCCTGGAGTCGGGCAGCCAGCGGGTGCTCGACCTGATGCGCAAGGGGGCCGACCTGGGGGAGTCCGGTCGCTTCCTCCGGGACGCCTCGGCCGCCGGCCTGAGCGTCCGGGTCACGATGATCCACGGCTTCCCCGGCGAGCGGGCTGAGGACGTGGTCGCCTCCGCCCTGCTCCTGGAGCGGCACCGGCGGCACATCGAACGCGTGAGCCTCAATCGCTGCCAGCTCACGATCGGCCCCCCGCTGCTCTCGCGGCTGCGGGCCCTGCCCGACGGCCCCTCCGACGTGGTCGACCTGCGCGTCGACCCCCGGGCGGCCCAGGCCTCGCACCGCTACCTGCCCGCGGACGACCCGGAGTACCGCCGGGCGACCCGTCGGCTGCTCGACGCGGTCTCGGCGATCAACCGCCGGCCGATCTCCCCCTCGGCCCGGCGTTTCGAGGGCGTCATGTGA
- a CDS encoding glycosyltransferase: MRVLFFLNRYPAPSHGCMRRDAESLRAAGIDVVPCTIRRHPGPLGDEADRSERGRTHALLDVGASGLASATAGAWCARPGRASGAAGLALRVGSRSSRGPARHLAYFAEACALARLAEREGVDHIHAHFGNSTTIAMLCGAITGLPFSFTVHGPEEFDPADRPGLVEKCRRAAFVRAISEDAAGRLRDLAPSAAGRIHVVRIMVDPATLVGPEVEPPTAPRLAWVGRMVPRKGLDTLLDALALLAADPEPPEFELELIGDGPDRRRLERRAGALGLPGRIRFAGWGGPPDVRRAIRGARALVLPSEAEGLPNVLLEAMALGRPVVSTGVDGIPELVLDGVNGWLVPPGDPRALASAIREALLVPPARLGAMGAAGRLAVVERFGPEQGRRLASLFPSPAEVGRAVPGASSPMPEPQGASAP, from the coding sequence ATGCGAGTGCTCTTCTTCCTGAATCGCTACCCGGCGCCGTCTCACGGCTGCATGCGGAGGGATGCCGAGTCCCTGAGGGCGGCCGGGATCGACGTGGTCCCCTGCACGATCCGCCGCCACCCGGGGCCGCTGGGGGATGAGGCCGACCGGTCGGAACGGGGGCGGACGCACGCGCTGCTCGACGTCGGGGCCTCGGGCCTGGCCTCGGCGACGGCGGGGGCCTGGTGTGCCCGGCCGGGACGGGCGTCGGGGGCCGCCGGGCTGGCCCTCCGCGTCGGCTCACGGTCGAGCCGGGGCCCGGCCCGGCACCTGGCTTACTTCGCCGAGGCCTGCGCCCTGGCCCGCCTCGCCGAGCGGGAGGGGGTCGATCACATCCACGCCCACTTCGGCAATTCGACGACGATCGCCATGCTCTGCGGGGCGATCACCGGGCTCCCCTTCAGCTTCACCGTGCACGGCCCGGAGGAATTCGACCCGGCCGACCGCCCCGGCCTCGTCGAGAAGTGCCGGAGGGCCGCCTTCGTGAGGGCCATCTCGGAGGACGCGGCCGGCCGGCTCCGGGACCTCGCCCCGTCGGCGGCGGGTCGGATCCACGTCGTCCGCATCATGGTCGACCCGGCGACGCTCGTCGGGCCCGAGGTCGAGCCGCCGACGGCCCCCCGGCTCGCCTGGGTCGGTCGGATGGTCCCGAGGAAGGGGCTCGACACGCTGCTCGACGCCCTGGCGCTGCTGGCGGCGGATCCGGAGCCGCCCGAGTTCGAGCTGGAGCTGATCGGCGACGGGCCGGACCGCCGCCGCCTGGAGCGTCGGGCCGGCGCGCTGGGCCTGCCCGGCCGCATCCGGTTCGCCGGCTGGGGCGGCCCGCCGGACGTCCGTCGGGCGATCCGGGGGGCCCGGGCGCTGGTCCTGCCGAGCGAGGCCGAGGGGCTGCCCAACGTGCTGCTCGAGGCGATGGCCCTGGGCCGGCCGGTGGTCTCGACCGGCGTCGACGGCATCCCGGAGCTGGTCCTCGACGGCGTCAACGGCTGGCTGGTCCCCCCGGGCGACCCCCGGGCCCTGGCCTCGGCAATCCGGGAGGCCCTCCTCGTGCCCCCGGCCCGCCTCGGGGCGATGGGGGCGGCCGGCCGCCTCGCGGTCGTCGAACGCTTCGGGCCCGAGCAGGGCCGCCGGCTCGCCTCCCTGTTTCCGAGCCCGGCCGAGGTCGGCCGGGCGGTCCCGGGGGCATCGTCGCCGATGCCCGAACCCCAGGGTGCCTCCGCCCCATGA
- a CDS encoding Rieske (2Fe-2S) protein, translated as MPGFVTLARLSDLPTGGALEVEHGGSIYALFRLDDGRVFALDGICPHQGGPLAEGGCVGTVVTCPWHGWQFDVRDGRSPTFTRIRQPGFAVRVVGDDVMVEVP; from the coding sequence ATGCCGGGGTTCGTGACGCTGGCCCGCCTGTCGGATCTGCCGACGGGAGGGGCGCTGGAGGTCGAGCATGGGGGGAGCATTTATGCGTTGTTCCGCCTCGACGACGGCCGGGTCTTCGCCCTCGACGGCATCTGCCCGCACCAGGGCGGGCCGCTGGCCGAGGGGGGCTGCGTCGGGACGGTCGTCACCTGCCCCTGGCACGGCTGGCAGTTCGACGTGAGGGACGGCCGGAGCCCGACCTTCACGAGGATCCGGCAACCGGGTTTCGCCGTCCGGGTCGTCGGCGACGACGTGATGGTCGAGGTCCCCTGA